A stretch of DNA from Desulfosarcina ovata subsp. ovata:
AACGAACTTCGCCCCCTTCCAAAATTCCCTCAACTACTTTAGCAACAAGAAGGGGGTTAAGTGATGTAACACGTTCATCAATTTCATAGGAATAATCGTCTATGTAAAAAATTTTAAATAGGAGTTCGACAGCGAGGTCTTTATGAAGCAGGATAAAGCGTGGCCCTGCCCGTCTAACCTCACCGGGCATTGATAACATTCCCCGAATATGATTGGCGAGTGCTTCAAGACGCTCACTGCTAAGATTTCCAACTGAAAGTTTAACTTTTTCAGGCCAAGTTTGAGGTGAGCAAGGCTCCCTGCAAAAAAAGAAGCAAGGATTCCAGTCCCATAGCGCTTCACCAAGCAAATACTCAAGCTCATGTTTTGGACTTCTCGTAGGTAATTCATGGAGAACAGCTTGTACGGAGCAGACTATCCCGTCAATTTTTCCATTATCCCTCAAATCGAGCAAAATCCTTCTACATGTTTCTATTTTTTGGGTAGCGTCACCACGAAGAACTCGAAGGGTTTTTGATGGAATTAAATCTTTAGCTTTTTTTTCAGCCAAAGCTCCTGCCGCATCGTCATACTCCAGCAACACGCCATATTCCATTGATGTGTTGGAAAGAACATGTAGGATTTCAGCCCCAGATGACCCACCAATACTTAAGTATGCAAAGCGTTTAAGATCTATTTTTTCCGCAGAGAGAGCTGAAATAATATCATCCGCCTTTGCAACACCCGATTCGTCAAAAGCGGAGTGGTATTGTTCCTCACTGGCTAAAAGGGGAGGCACAATCGCTTCTCCTAATAGGCGTTTAATTTTATCGTCGAGATCGTCCATTGGTAAGCCTCAATATTTTTGGTCAGCATCCTTGGGTCTTTTCGAATACCCGATCTCCCAGTAAGGCTTTCCAGCCAAGTACTCATCTAATTTTTTTCCTATTAGATCTGCTATCTGTCGAGCAGCAGGAATTCCAAAGTCATCGTAATTTTGTACATCACGTCGATACTCCGACATATCTCCACGACATTCTTTTGCATATACCAAAGCTCTGAAAATTATTTGCAACTCCTCGGCTGCTTCTGCAAGTTTTGCTTCTGGCGTCTCCTTCGCATGCATTTCATCAAGTAGCTCTATAACATCATCAGCTACATCAAAAAGAATGTCTTTTGCTGCTTCGGTTTCTCCATGTTTCTTTGCCTTCCCAATATAATCTTTAGACCTTCTCGGAAGATCGGTGATCCTTGCCTCTGCGACCTCATGGAAAAGAAGCATCAATACAACACGGCCAATATCCACCTTAACATTAAGTTGTTTGGATAAAATAAAAGCAAAAAGCGCCGCCTCATAACAATGATCTGAAACTGACTCTGCCTCTGGTACACCCACGAGTAACCATCCAGTCCGGCGGAGCTTCGTTAACGTATGTAGTTCCATAAAGCATTCAAGAACCCGCTCCGCATTAAAATCTTCCATAGTTTTACCTCCTATTTTAGTTAAAAACATTTTGTGAAGAAGGCTGAAAAAATATCATTATTTTAAGCCCCCTTTTTCTTGGATGTAACGCTGTAATTTATGAATCTGCTGCATGGCCAGGGGCGAGGGCTTGCTCTTTCCACTCTCCCAGCGATTGACCGTACTGAAGGTTACACCAACCTTGGCGGCAAACTGCTCCTGGGTCAGGCCTAATTTGGAGCGTAACCCCCT
This window harbors:
- a CDS encoding HD domain-containing protein; the protein is MEDFNAERVLECFMELHTLTKLRRTGWLLVGVPEAESVSDHCYEAALFAFILSKQLNVKVDIGRVVLMLLFHEVAEARITDLPRRSKDYIGKAKKHGETEAAKDILFDVADDVIELLDEMHAKETPEAKLAEAAEELQIIFRALVYAKECRGDMSEYRRDVQNYDDFGIPAARQIADLIGKKLDEYLAGKPYWEIGYSKRPKDADQKY
- a CDS encoding helix-turn-helix domain-containing protein, whose amino-acid sequence is MMNTGKNTMPKTEENELARKIRGLRSKLGLTQEQFAAKVGVTFSTVNRWESGKSKPSPLAMQQIHKLQRYIQEKGGLK